In the Calderihabitans maritimus genome, AAAATAGAATATATGTTAAATTAGAGACAACCGGGGTACCCCAGAGCCTAACAAAGGCTTTAAAACTAGTTTGAAAAAGAGTTTCCTTAGGGGGTGTGTTAAGTTGCTGGCGGTTTTGCGCAGACTGTGGCGGGAGGAAGATGGTCAGGGGATGACCGAATACGGGCTGATATTGGCATTGGTAGCGGTTCTCTTAATAGGTTCTCTGCTGGCGATGAAAGATAAATTGGCTGCTATCTTTAACGATATTACCACTGGACTGGAGGGTACGAATCCGAGGGGTTAGGATTTTTAGTTCCTTCCACCCTGGGTGGCCCTGCTGTATTAGCAGGAGGGCTGCCGTTCTTTTTCTTTTCCGTGATGCCGTTTCACCATTGGACAACCAAGGTGGATGATGCGTATGGA is a window encoding:
- a CDS encoding Flp family type IVb pilin — its product is MLAVLRRLWREEDGQGMTEYGLILALVAVLLIGSLLAMKDKLAAIFNDITTGLEGTNPRG